One Engraulis encrasicolus isolate BLACKSEA-1 chromosome 5, IST_EnEncr_1.0, whole genome shotgun sequence DNA segment encodes these proteins:
- the si:dkey-7j14.6 gene encoding membrane-spanning 4-domains subfamily A member 4A, which yields MSSVRSIGGGLMVVTKIVPIEGEGEVPMGDVTSAEFRRPTPRLVAVPNAEKVPESARVFQKSHPMPLGVVQIFLGLMTAAVGVLTLIQPVIFGEIPLGLGIFFIISGSVTAAAHKGQNMNMIKGALAVNIVSCLLALPAVGYICLELSKQIYDECLERDRDRYDYGNNYWECFRAVRQYKSAVNGLKGLLLVMAVFQFCVSTTVSVFAAKAIRRQADNHQVGCLTGPSGGADDAPLLTP from the exons ATGTCATCGGTGCGATCCATTGGTGGCGGCCTCATGGTCGTCACAAAGATTGTCCCGATCGAGGGCGAGGGTGAAGTCCCCATGGGTGATGTGACATCAGCAGAGTTCAGAAGGCCGACCCCACGGCTTGTAGCGGTGCCCAACGCCGAGAAGGTGCCGGAGTCGGCACGAGTCTTTCAGAAAAGCCACCCCATGCCTCTCGGA GTTGTGCAGATATTCCTTGGGCTGATGACTGCAGCTGTTGGCGTGTTGACACTCATCCAGCCGGTCATCTTTGGGGAGATTCCTCTGGGCCTGGGGATATTC TTCATCATCTCAGGATCTGTGACAGCTGCAGCACACAAAGGACAAAACATGAACATG ATCAAAGGAGCGTTGGCCGTGAACATCGTCAGCTGCTTGCTGGCGTTGCCTGCTGTTGGCTACATTTGTTTGGAACTGTCCAAGCAGATCTACGATGAGTGCCTGGAACGAGACAGGGACCGCTACGACTATGGAAATAATTACTGGGAATGCTTCAGAGCAGTCAGACAGTACAAA AGTGCGGTTAACGGGCTGAAAGGGTTGCTGTTGGTCATGGCCGTATTCCAGTTCTGTGTGTCCACTACGGTCTCCGTCTTCGCTGCCAAAGCCATCAGACGCCAGGCGGACAATCACCAG GTTGGGTGCTTGACGGGTCCCTCTGGTGGGGCTGACGATGCCCCTCTCTTAACTCcttaa